The following are encoded together in the Nitrosopumilus sp. b3 genome:
- the lsrF gene encoding 3-hydroxy-5-phosphonooxypentane-2,4-dione thiolase produces MRREMDWGLKNRISSIIKPQNNRALMLAVDHGYFLGPTEKLENPTKVIAPLLKHCDSLMVTRGVQRACVSATTDTPMVLRVSGGSSIIGEDLSQEDITVSIEDAIRLNASALAMSIFVGSKYEYQTIANLGKLVGEAQKYGLPVLAVTAVGKELGKDARYLSLACRVAAEQGAHIVKTYYCDNFEKVVQSCPVPIIVAGGKKIPERDALQLTYNAIKGGAVGVDMGRNIWQSEHPVSMIKAVRAIVHGNQNVDQAFKLYKKLVSEEPKKKTNQKKSNSPKKPFNPNQKKSNSPKKPFNPNQKKSNSPKKPFNPNQKKSNNSNSSKK; encoded by the coding sequence ATTCGAAGAGAGATGGATTGGGGATTAAAAAACAGAATTTCTAGTATTATTAAACCACAAAATAATCGTGCATTGATGTTGGCAGTAGATCATGGGTACTTTCTTGGTCCTACTGAAAAATTAGAGAATCCAACAAAGGTAATTGCACCCCTTTTGAAACATTGTGACTCTTTAATGGTTACAAGAGGAGTTCAAAGGGCATGTGTATCTGCAACAACTGATACTCCTATGGTACTGAGAGTATCTGGTGGTTCAAGCATAATTGGAGAAGACCTTTCTCAAGAAGACATTACTGTATCCATTGAAGATGCAATTCGATTAAATGCAAGTGCTCTTGCAATGTCTATTTTTGTTGGTTCAAAATATGAATATCAAACCATTGCTAATCTTGGAAAATTAGTTGGGGAGGCTCAAAAATATGGTTTACCCGTTTTAGCAGTAACTGCTGTTGGAAAAGAACTTGGTAAAGATGCTAGATACCTTTCATTGGCATGTAGGGTTGCAGCTGAACAAGGAGCACATATTGTAAAAACTTACTATTGTGATAATTTTGAAAAAGTTGTTCAATCATGTCCTGTACCAATTATTGTAGCAGGTGGGAAAAAAATCCCTGAACGTGATGCATTGCAACTAACATACAATGCCATTAAAGGTGGTGCCGTTGGTGTTGATATGGGCAGAAACATCTGGCAATCAGAACATCCAGTATCAATGATTAAAGCAGTTAGAGCAATAGTACATGGAAATCAAAATGTTGATCAAGCTTTTAAACTCTATAAAAAATTAGTAAGTGAAGAACCTAAAAAGAAAACTAATCAAAAGAAATCCAACTCACCAAAGAAACCATTCAACCCAAATCAAAAGAAATCCAACTCACCAAAGAAACCATTCAACCCAAATCAAAAGAAATCCAACTCACCAAAGAAACCATTCAACCCAAATCAAAAAAAATCAAATAATTCTAACTCTTCTAAAAAATAA
- a CDS encoding nuclear transport factor 2 family protein, with the protein MSDNEDIIKIIETLFQAGISKDLAILKDIHLNDAKFSSFSDLPPYDLKDYQTTIELEELRFVSISDYSYEIKNPKISIFGDTAVVAMELIQKGMLVDNKAFTGEHMTINGRATFVLVKQPTWKIAHIHLSKID; encoded by the coding sequence TTGTCAGATAATGAAGATATAATAAAAATTATTGAGACATTATTTCAAGCAGGGATTTCAAAAGATCTGGCAATTTTAAAAGATATCCATCTAAATGATGCAAAATTTTCTAGTTTCAGCGATTTACCGCCCTATGATCTTAAAGACTATCAAACTACAATTGAGCTTGAGGAATTAAGATTTGTTAGTATTTCAGATTACTCTTATGAGATAAAAAATCCAAAAATCAGCATCTTTGGAGATACGGCTGTTGTAGCAATGGAATTGATTCAAAAAGGAATGCTAGTAGATAACAAAGCATTCACAGGTGAACACATGACAATTAATGGACGTGCAACGTTTGTGCTAGTGAAGCAACCCACATGGAAAATTGCACACATTCATCTCTCAAAAATTGACTAA
- the ilvB gene encoding biosynthetic-type acetolactate synthase large subunit: MNKMESMSGAKALMKAMEKEGVKQVFGLPGGANLPMYDEFSRCDIRHILVRHEQSAAHMADGFGRVSRKPGVCFATSGPGATNILTGIATAQADSAPMVAVTGQVPVAMIGRDAFQESDIIGMANPVVKYAFQPRTAAEIPETVKKGFFIAETGRPGPVLIDIPKDVQTNESEMIFPDEFKIQGYHPWADPDIVNVEKAIDMLLHSEKPIILAGGGTIISSAFAELQAIAEALMLPVVTTFKGKGAFPENHPLSLGPIGMHGHAEANKMMAEADCVLAIGTRFSDRSVGTFEAFEKRLKIIHMDVDPAEIGKNQTTQVAVVGDVRASLRIMVKLLLQKQIKKTEENTWIKHVKETKDYWKENLKLHPGEMGAAKLLRKLRELLPKESVVTTEVGQHQMWASLFYDVIQPGTFFSSTGLGTMGWGFPAAIGAKVAKPDVPVVDIAGDGSFSMTENSLATAVLEDIPVIVFLLNNSSLGMVAQWQRTFYGRRMNGVEQNHCPDYVKLAESYGAQGIRAQSIDELDKAIKTALSSDVATVIDIPIDPEEDVLPFVAPGTSLSDMILPS; the protein is encoded by the coding sequence ATGAATAAAATGGAAAGCATGAGTGGTGCAAAAGCCTTGATGAAGGCTATGGAAAAAGAAGGCGTCAAACAAGTCTTTGGATTGCCTGGAGGTGCTAATCTTCCAATGTATGATGAATTTTCAAGATGTGATATTAGACATATTTTGGTAAGACATGAACAATCAGCAGCTCACATGGCTGATGGTTTTGGTCGAGTTAGTAGAAAGCCTGGGGTCTGTTTTGCAACATCTGGACCTGGAGCAACTAATATTCTAACTGGAATTGCAACAGCTCAGGCAGATTCTGCACCAATGGTTGCCGTAACTGGTCAAGTACCAGTAGCCATGATTGGACGTGATGCATTTCAAGAAAGTGATATTATTGGAATGGCAAATCCTGTTGTAAAATATGCATTTCAACCAAGAACTGCTGCAGAAATTCCTGAGACTGTAAAAAAAGGATTTTTCATTGCAGAAACTGGAAGACCTGGACCTGTACTTATTGATATTCCAAAGGATGTTCAAACTAATGAGTCTGAGATGATATTCCCTGATGAATTTAAAATTCAAGGATACCATCCTTGGGCTGATCCTGATATTGTAAATGTTGAAAAAGCAATTGACATGTTACTCCATTCAGAAAAACCAATCATCTTAGCTGGTGGTGGAACAATAATCTCATCTGCGTTTGCTGAATTGCAAGCTATTGCAGAAGCTCTTATGTTACCTGTAGTTACAACATTCAAAGGTAAAGGGGCATTTCCTGAAAATCATCCGTTATCATTAGGACCAATTGGAATGCATGGTCATGCTGAGGCCAATAAAATGATGGCAGAAGCTGATTGTGTATTGGCAATTGGGACTAGATTTTCCGATAGATCCGTTGGAACCTTTGAAGCGTTTGAAAAGAGATTAAAAATTATTCATATGGATGTCGACCCTGCAGAAATTGGAAAGAACCAAACAACTCAAGTTGCAGTAGTGGGAGATGTTCGTGCATCTCTTAGAATTATGGTGAAATTACTTTTACAAAAACAAATTAAAAAAACTGAAGAAAATACTTGGATAAAACACGTTAAAGAAACAAAAGATTACTGGAAAGAAAATTTGAAACTTCATCCAGGTGAAATGGGTGCAGCTAAACTTTTACGAAAACTAAGGGAACTGTTGCCTAAAGAATCCGTTGTAACCACTGAAGTTGGACAACATCAAATGTGGGCATCATTATTTTATGACGTAATTCAACCTGGAACTTTTTTTAGTTCTACTGGACTTGGTACTATGGGTTGGGGATTCCCTGCAGCAATTGGAGCAAAAGTTGCAAAACCTGATGTTCCTGTAGTTGACATTGCAGGTGATGGTAGTTTCAGTATGACTGAAAACTCTCTTGCAACTGCAGTGTTAGAAGATATACCTGTGATTGTATTTCTCTTAAACAATTCCTCATTGGGAATGGTTGCCCAATGGCAAAGAACATTCTATGGTAGAAGAATGAATGGTGTTGAGCAGAATCATTGTCCAGATTATGTTAAATTAGCAGAATCTTATGGTGCTCAAGGAATACGTGCACAATCAATAGATGAACTTGACAAAGCAATCAAAACTGCACTTAGCAGTGATGTTGCAACAGTAATTGACATTCCAATTGATCCTGAAGAAGACGTATTGCCATTTGTTGCTCCTGGAACTTCGCTTTCGGATATGATTTTACCTTCATAG
- the ilvN gene encoding acetolactate synthase small subunit produces MWAILSILVENKPGILFKITHLFRSRNFNIDSISVGVTENPDYSKMTITTYGDEKQVEQIVKQLDKMIDTVKVEHLDEHKTVYRELSLFKIKLSNANDSMEINKLANAYGGKVHDVKKESIMVELTATPDQIQAFEELAKPFGIIDVARTGVAALQRSGA; encoded by the coding sequence ATGTGGGCAATTCTTTCTATTTTAGTTGAAAACAAACCTGGAATCTTGTTTAAGATAACTCATCTTTTCCGATCTAGGAATTTCAATATTGATAGTATCTCTGTAGGTGTTACTGAGAATCCTGATTACTCAAAGATGACTATAACCACTTATGGTGATGAAAAGCAAGTAGAGCAAATTGTAAAGCAATTGGACAAAATGATTGACACAGTTAAAGTTGAACATTTGGATGAGCACAAAACAGTATATCGAGAACTTAGTCTTTTTAAGATTAAACTGAGTAATGCTAATGATAGTATGGAAATTAACAAACTAGCAAATGCATATGGCGGTAAAGTTCATGATGTGAAAAAGGAATCAATTATGGTAGAATTAACTGCCACTCCTGATCAAATTCAGGCATTTGAGGAATTAGCAAAACCATTTGGCATTATTGATGTAGCTCGAACTGGAGTTGCTGCTTTGCAAAGGAGCGGAGCTTGA
- a CDS encoding 2-isopropylmalate synthase yields MNVRIFDTTLRDGEQTIGVSLSPDQKLAIAKKLDELGVDAIEAGFPVISEGELKAVKMITSEGLSCEIAGLTRTIKKDIDAAVDAGLNYIHTFIATSDIHLEHKLKMTRDQALEKAIESVEYGKSRGLQVEFSAEDASRTEREFLKKVFGEVARAGADRVNIPDTVGYSTPEYMAEITRDAVEATKLPVSVHCHNDFGLAVANSLAGIHAGASCAHVTINGIGERAGNASLEELSMALKCLPYDQKYETNIKSELIYETSRFISKTVGIIVQPNKAIVGANAFGHESGIHTHGVLSNPLTYEPISPELVGRKRWLQVGKHAGVHGMNAMLAEYGVKPTEEQSKQILDKVKILGDQGKQITDVELLSMASEVLGEKDLKRIVQLSGFSVSTGIGTMPYAFVKLNIDGQDHIGTDYGVGPVDAALNAIQKITGKISEIRIKDYGLASISGGSSALCEVTVKVEDALGNKVSAKSVGEDIVTTSVKAVIDAINRIMLKKMLQEKQVN; encoded by the coding sequence TTGAACGTAAGAATTTTTGATACCACTTTAAGAGATGGAGAACAAACCATTGGTGTATCATTATCGCCAGATCAAAAATTAGCAATAGCAAAAAAACTTGATGAATTAGGTGTTGATGCAATCGAAGCTGGCTTTCCAGTTATTTCAGAAGGTGAATTAAAAGCAGTCAAGATGATTACTAGTGAAGGGCTATCTTGTGAAATTGCAGGATTGACAAGAACAATTAAAAAAGATATTGATGCTGCCGTTGATGCTGGATTGAATTACATTCACACATTCATTGCAACATCTGACATTCATTTAGAACATAAACTCAAAATGACACGAGACCAGGCACTTGAAAAAGCAATTGAATCTGTAGAGTATGGAAAGTCTCGTGGTCTTCAAGTAGAGTTTTCAGCTGAAGATGCATCTAGAACAGAAAGAGAGTTTTTAAAAAAAGTATTTGGTGAAGTAGCAAGGGCAGGTGCAGACAGAGTTAACATACCTGATACTGTAGGGTACTCTACACCTGAATACATGGCAGAAATTACTAGGGATGCAGTAGAGGCCACAAAACTTCCAGTAAGTGTTCATTGTCATAATGATTTTGGATTAGCTGTTGCAAACTCCTTGGCTGGAATTCATGCAGGAGCTTCATGTGCACATGTTACAATTAATGGAATTGGTGAACGTGCCGGAAATGCATCTTTAGAAGAACTTTCCATGGCATTGAAATGTTTGCCCTATGATCAAAAATATGAAACTAATATTAAATCTGAATTAATTTATGAAACATCGAGATTTATCTCAAAGACTGTGGGAATCATAGTTCAGCCAAATAAGGCAATTGTTGGGGCAAATGCATTTGGTCATGAATCAGGAATTCATACCCATGGTGTTTTGAGTAATCCTCTCACATACGAGCCTATTAGTCCTGAATTAGTTGGACGAAAAAGATGGCTTCAAGTTGGGAAACATGCAGGAGTTCATGGAATGAATGCCATGCTTGCAGAGTATGGCGTTAAACCAACCGAAGAACAATCCAAACAAATCTTAGATAAAGTCAAAATCTTAGGTGATCAAGGAAAACAAATTACTGATGTTGAATTGCTATCTATGGCAAGTGAGGTTTTAGGTGAAAAAGATCTCAAACGAATTGTTCAATTAAGTGGATTTTCAGTATCTACAGGTATTGGGACAATGCCTTATGCATTTGTAAAATTAAACATTGATGGTCAGGATCATATTGGAACTGATTATGGGGTGGGCCCAGTAGATGCTGCCCTTAATGCTATTCAAAAGATTACTGGAAAGATTTCGGAGATTAGAATCAAAGATTATGGTTTAGCTTCTATTTCTGGCGGTTCTTCTGCGTTATGTGAGGTAACAGTAAAAGTTGAAGATGCCCTCGGGAACAAAGTATCTGCAAAATCAGTAGGTGAGGATATTGTTACTACTTCTGTTAAGGCAGTTATTGATGCTATTAATAGAATAATGCTCAAAAAGATGCTTCAAGAAAAGCAAGTCAACTAA
- a CDS encoding isocitrate/isopropylmalate dehydrogenase family protein: MYKISLITGDGIGPELSESAVSVLNTINDKFDLKFEITKLSAGDKALSETGKALPDETINAIKQSDVCLKAPVGESAADVIVVLRRMLDLYANIRPAKSYPHMPALRDDIDMVIVRENTEDLYTGKEFSVGNSAVALRIISEDASKRIAKYAFETATQRDSMKKVTCVHKSNVMRVTDGLFAKACTEISKDYPEILFEEMYVDACAMNLIRQPEKFDVIVTTNLFGDILSDESSQVVGGLGMAPTANIGDNFALFEPVHGAAFDIAGKNIANPSSFLLSIKMMFDWLGNKHNDSKCIQVGEKLESTIFDLVKSGVKTKDIGGEMSTSEFTSAIIHKL, translated from the coding sequence ATGTATAAAATTTCATTAATTACTGGCGATGGTATTGGTCCTGAGTTATCTGAATCTGCAGTATCTGTATTAAATACAATTAATGATAAATTTGATTTAAAATTTGAAATTACTAAATTATCTGCAGGGGACAAGGCACTTTCTGAAACTGGCAAAGCATTACCTGATGAAACAATTAATGCCATTAAACAATCAGATGTATGCCTCAAAGCGCCTGTTGGTGAAAGTGCAGCTGATGTTATTGTGGTATTAAGACGAATGCTTGATCTTTATGCAAATATACGCCCTGCAAAATCATATCCACACATGCCTGCATTACGTGATGATATTGATATGGTGATAGTTCGGGAAAACACTGAGGATCTTTATACTGGTAAAGAATTCAGTGTAGGAAATTCTGCAGTTGCATTGAGAATAATTTCAGAGGATGCATCAAAACGAATTGCAAAATATGCTTTTGAAACTGCAACACAACGCGACTCTATGAAAAAAGTAACCTGTGTTCATAAATCCAATGTCATGAGAGTAACTGATGGATTATTTGCAAAAGCATGCACAGAAATATCTAAAGATTACCCTGAAATTTTATTTGAAGAAATGTATGTCGATGCATGCGCTATGAATTTGATTCGTCAACCCGAAAAATTTGATGTGATAGTTACTACCAATCTATTTGGAGATATTTTATCTGATGAATCCTCTCAGGTAGTAGGGGGATTGGGGATGGCCCCAACTGCAAACATTGGTGATAATTTTGCTTTGTTTGAACCTGTTCACGGAGCTGCATTTGACATTGCAGGAAAAAATATCGCAAATCCTTCATCTTTTCTGTTATCCATTAAGATGATGTTTGATTGGTTAGGTAACAAACACAATGATTCCAAATGTATTCAAGTTGGAGAAAAATTAGAATCAACAATTTTTGATTTAGTAAAATCTGGTGTGAAAACTAAAGATATTGGTGGCGAAATGTCAACTTCAGAATTTACTAGTGCAATAATTCATAAATTATGA
- the aspS gene encoding aspartate--tRNA(Asn) ligase, translated as MVFVKTHDIDELTEQLIGSQVVLGGWVEDFRKLGKMSFITLRDVTGISQVIVKGELNENLGEINRQSVVSVKGTVQETKARDFAFEIKADEIEVLGKAIHPLPVDPIGRVESNIDTRLNHRALDMRNQKTASIFKLRHHVLQSLRKTLTEKRFIEITTPKIIGSASEGGANLFSLEYFGKTAYLAQSPQLYKEQMTLGLERVFEISNFYRAENSHTGRHLSEFTSIDIEAAFMDYNDVMDVLESLVMEVYKYTSENCKKEQETIGHTIEIPKSPFERITYSQCVEELQKAGEKIEFGDDLLDSHLRIIGDNHPGFFFLTDWPMKLKPFYIREKDEDATLSRSFDLQFGYLELSSGGTRLHNPEMLKARLKEQDLDPSQFQDHLKTFDWGMPPHSGWGMGLDRLMTTLIGIDNVREVVLYPRDPDRLSP; from the coding sequence ATGGTTTTTGTTAAAACGCACGATATTGATGAGTTAACTGAGCAGTTAATCGGATCACAAGTGGTTCTTGGGGGATGGGTTGAAGATTTTAGAAAACTAGGCAAAATGTCATTTATTACTTTACGCGATGTTACAGGAATATCTCAAGTAATTGTAAAAGGGGAATTAAATGAAAATCTAGGAGAGATTAATCGTCAGAGTGTTGTTTCTGTAAAAGGTACTGTACAAGAAACTAAAGCTAGGGACTTTGCATTTGAAATTAAAGCTGATGAGATTGAGGTATTAGGCAAGGCAATCCATCCATTACCAGTAGATCCTATTGGGAGAGTAGAAAGTAACATCGATACAAGATTGAACCACAGAGCACTAGATATGAGAAATCAGAAAACAGCTTCAATTTTCAAGCTTCGACATCATGTGTTACAATCACTGCGAAAAACATTAACTGAAAAGAGATTCATAGAGATTACAACTCCAAAAATTATTGGTAGTGCAAGTGAGGGAGGAGCCAATTTATTTTCCTTGGAGTATTTTGGGAAGACTGCCTATTTGGCTCAGAGTCCACAATTATACAAAGAGCAAATGACACTTGGACTAGAGCGAGTCTTTGAAATATCAAATTTTTATCGTGCAGAAAACTCCCATACTGGAAGACATCTCTCAGAATTCACCAGTATCGACATTGAAGCAGCATTTATGGACTATAATGATGTAATGGATGTATTAGAATCCCTGGTAATGGAAGTCTACAAGTACACATCAGAGAATTGTAAAAAAGAGCAAGAAACAATTGGGCATACAATTGAGATTCCAAAATCACCATTTGAAAGAATTACATATTCTCAATGTGTTGAGGAATTACAAAAAGCAGGTGAAAAAATAGAATTTGGTGATGACTTGCTTGATTCACACCTTAGAATAATTGGAGATAATCATCCAGGTTTTTTCTTCTTGACTGACTGGCCAATGAAACTAAAACCATTTTACATTAGAGAAAAAGACGAAGATGCAACATTATCACGCTCATTTGACTTGCAATTCGGATATCTAGAATTGTCTTCTGGAGGAACTAGATTACATAATCCAGAGATGTTAAAGGCAAGACTCAAAGAACAAGATTTGGATCCTTCACAATTCCAAGATCATCTAAAAACATTTGATTGGGGAATGCCACCACATTCTGGTTGGGGTATGGGGCTAGATAGATTGATGACCACATTGATTGGAATTGATAATGTGCGTGAAGTTGTTTTGTATCCCAGGGATCCAGACAGACTAAGCCCATAA
- a CDS encoding transcription elongation factor NusA, translated as MLLPICGFDAKNAVLCPKCESKVESGEITKADVDASIILAKTAKTNKMIENFTLYSCKEFDGNFVLSLAKNDIMIIRQSRTLYRLLQEQFKGKIWLVEADENDNRFIEDLFFPTKILSINAVWAPGGVQKTKAVVSGKWTPKFPIDTEKVVQIVRNARNLDIEIEFEDKR; from the coding sequence ATGTTACTTCCAATTTGTGGTTTTGATGCAAAAAACGCAGTTCTCTGCCCAAAATGCGAGAGTAAAGTAGAATCAGGCGAGATAACAAAAGCAGATGTAGATGCATCAATCATCCTTGCAAAAACTGCAAAAACAAACAAGATGATTGAGAATTTTACGCTTTATTCATGCAAGGAATTTGATGGAAATTTTGTCTTGTCACTAGCAAAAAATGACATCATGATAATTAGACAAAGTAGGACACTTTACAGATTACTTCAGGAGCAATTCAAAGGAAAAATTTGGCTAGTAGAAGCAGATGAAAACGATAATAGATTCATAGAAGATTTGTTTTTTCCAACCAAAATCCTATCAATTAATGCAGTGTGGGCTCCAGGAGGAGTTCAAAAAACCAAGGCTGTTGTATCAGGCAAATGGACTCCAAAATTTCCAATAGATACTGAAAAAGTTGTACAGATTGTAAGAAATGCCCGAAACCTTGACATTGAGATAGAATTTGAGGATAAAAGATAG
- a CDS encoding ABC transporter ATP-binding protein, protein MVFLDITGLSVKYSSSSGPVYAVDDVDIDLEDGQSIGIAGESACGKSTLGLSIIRMLSGGIVQGKILFEGDSLLDLSESDFNSNYRWKKISMIFQGAMNALDPVFTIKDQFLEILNQHDFEGNYDQLILDAMNSVSLDENVLKKYPHELSGGMKQRVVIAMALLLKPKFVIADEPTTALDVLIQAQIINLLKTLKKGGMSFLLITHDLAVLSEIADKIGIMYGGQIVEFGTSEEIYKNPKHPYTKGLLESIPRLHGTTPKYIKGTPPSLLDAPTECRFLERCPLAIEKCKELPPKIKTKTGYVRCWLYQEE, encoded by the coding sequence ATGGTTTTTTTAGACATTACTGGACTATCTGTAAAATATTCCTCATCATCAGGACCAGTTTATGCAGTTGATGATGTTGATATTGATCTAGAAGATGGTCAATCTATAGGAATAGCAGGCGAGAGTGCATGTGGGAAAAGTACACTGGGCTTATCAATCATTAGAATGCTTTCTGGAGGAATTGTTCAGGGTAAAATTCTCTTTGAAGGTGACTCTCTTTTGGATTTGAGTGAATCTGATTTTAATTCAAACTATAGGTGGAAAAAAATCTCCATGATCTTTCAAGGTGCAATGAATGCTTTAGATCCTGTCTTTACAATAAAGGATCAGTTTCTTGAAATCTTAAATCAACATGATTTTGAGGGAAATTATGACCAATTGATTTTGGATGCAATGAATTCAGTTAGTTTGGATGAGAATGTTTTGAAAAAATATCCTCATGAATTAAGCGGGGGAATGAAGCAGCGGGTTGTCATTGCTATGGCATTATTGTTAAAACCAAAATTTGTCATTGCAGATGAGCCTACAACCGCACTTGATGTATTAATTCAGGCTCAAATCATCAATTTACTGAAAACTCTCAAAAAAGGTGGAATGTCCTTTTTACTAATTACTCATGATTTAGCAGTATTGTCTGAAATTGCAGACAAGATTGGAATAATGTATGGGGGACAAATTGTTGAATTTGGTACTTCTGAAGAAATCTACAAAAACCCAAAACACCCTTACACTAAAGGTTTGTTAGAATCAATTCCTAGATTACATGGAACTACTCCGAAATACATCAAGGGAACCCCTCCAAGTTTACTTGATGCCCCAACTGAGTGCCGATTTTTAGAGAGATGCCCACTTGCAATTGAAAAATGTAAAGAACTTCCACCCAAAATTAAAACAAAAACTGGATATGTTCGATGCTGGTTATATCAAGAAGAATGA
- a CDS encoding VTT domain-containing protein: MDFVDLFPFAPEVGYLSLSLVNFFGSLVPFVPLPGFLLLATMAVGDQFDLHILAILSAVTATIAKQIIFYVSYGGRKIINEKTRKRMRPFERLVKRYGAGAAFFAAATPIPDDLVYVPLGLAKYNPKRFFVATLTGKIVLSYSIVFISHYLGLSLVEPFLENIDDATPIYIGIIIFGAMMTAVIVLLLRLDWARILGKFAPWTLDENNKD; encoded by the coding sequence GTGGATTTTGTTGATCTATTTCCATTTGCTCCGGAAGTAGGTTATCTGAGTTTATCTCTTGTTAATTTCTTCGGTTCGCTTGTTCCATTTGTTCCTCTACCTGGATTTTTACTATTGGCTACTATGGCAGTAGGTGATCAATTTGATTTACACATTCTAGCAATACTTTCTGCAGTTACAGCAACTATTGCAAAACAAATAATCTTCTATGTCAGTTATGGCGGACGAAAAATTATCAATGAAAAGACTAGAAAAAGAATGCGCCCCTTTGAAAGATTAGTAAAGCGGTATGGTGCAGGAGCTGCATTTTTTGCTGCAGCAACTCCTATTCCTGATGATCTAGTGTATGTGCCATTGGGGTTGGCAAAGTATAATCCAAAGCGATTCTTTGTTGCAACGCTTACTGGAAAAATCGTTCTTAGCTATTCTATTGTTTTTATTTCACATTATCTTGGTTTGTCCTTGGTGGAGCCATTCCTTGAGAATATAGATGATGCAACTCCCATTTACATAGGGATTATCATTTTTGGTGCCATGATGACTGCCGTAATTGTTTTGCTTTTAAGATTAGATTGGGCAAGAATTCTAGGAAAATTTGCTCCGTGGACATTAGATGAAAATAATAAAGATTAA
- a CDS encoding DNA-3-methyladenine glycosylase produces MLPRDFYNKDTVTVARNILGKRIVRKTKGSIISGIITETEAYRHSDDPASHAFNKKTERNKVMFEEVGHAYVYFTYGMHYCFNVVAKQAKIKAGAVLIRAIEPEKGIKKMQKNRGIADLKNLTNGPAKLTQALGITKEHYGIDLTNDSKLYIEDGIKIEKIFESPRIGIKKATDKLWNFKIVF; encoded by the coding sequence ATGCTCCCTAGAGATTTTTATAACAAAGACACGGTAACTGTTGCAAGAAATATTTTAGGAAAAAGAATAGTTAGAAAAACTAAAGGCTCAATCATATCAGGAATCATTACTGAAACAGAGGCATACAGACATTCAGACGATCCTGCCAGTCATGCATTTAACAAGAAGACAGAGAGAAACAAAGTAATGTTTGAAGAAGTAGGACATGCATATGTGTATTTTACATATGGAATGCATTATTGCTTTAATGTAGTTGCAAAACAGGCAAAGATAAAGGCTGGTGCGGTTTTAATTCGTGCAATTGAGCCTGAAAAAGGAATAAAAAAAATGCAAAAAAACAGAGGCATTGCAGACTTGAAGAACCTAACAAATGGACCAGCAAAATTAACGCAAGCTTTAGGGATAACAAAAGAACATTATGGTATAGACTTGACTAACGATTCAAAACTTTACATTGAAGATGGGATTAAAATAGAAAAAATTTTTGAATCACCAAGAATAGGAATTAAAAAAGCAACAGACAAGTTATGGAATTTTAAAATAGTTTTTTAA